Below is a genomic region from Spirosoma radiotolerans.
TGAAGGCCAATGGCGTATCAATTGGCAGCGTCAGTGGAGGAGGTCGGTACGATAACCTGACGGGTGCCTTTGGCATGCCGGGCCTGTCGGGGGTTGGGATCTCGTTTGGGGTAGATCGTATTTACGATGTGATGGAGGAATTGAACCTGTTTCCGGTTAGTGCTGGCCAGGGGACGAAAGTACTTATTGTTCCGTTCGATGCCGAAGCGCGTTTAGTTGCTTTGCCCTTGCTGCGTCAACTTCGAACGGCTAATCTAGCCGCTGAAATGTATCCTGACTTGGCAAAAGTGAAGAAGATGCTCGATTATGCCAATGCCAAAGCCATTCCGTATGTGGTATTGATCGGCTCAGAAGAGGTGCAAACGGGTCTGGTATCCATTAAGAATATGATTACCGGCGAGCAACAGAAAGCGACATTGGAAGAGTTGTTGCAACGGCTAAGCTGAGCCGTATCTTCGAACCATCAGGTGGTCTGTGTCCGCACAGACCGGGGAAGCGGCTGAGCTGTTTCCTGCTGATGTACATACGAAGTGATCAGGTTGGTTGTATCCGTGGGCCGTGTCCTCGCGGCCCACTTACCTCTCCGGATGATAAAGCCGTTGCTGACTGCACCGGCGGACCGGACCGACAAGGCTGTGTCCTCACGGCCCTCGGAGTTTATTGGAACGTTTGCACAAACCGTTCTAACGCATCAAATCCATTTGGTCGTTTCAGTTGATTGATCGCGGCAACCTGGGCAATGCGTAGGGCTTGCTGGAAATGTGTTTGCAGGTAGGTACCGGTTAACAGCTGAATGGGTAATGGAAAATGTTTTAACAGTTCGACCGGTGCCAGGAGGGGTCTGATCGGTTCGCTCCTTTTGCGTGAGTTTTGCGGGTAAAGCAGCGTGATGCTCCGTAGGGGAACCGGGTTTCTGGGGAAGGTAGCTAGCGGCTGATTAACGAGGTATTTCGTTGCGCCTTCGAAAGAGGGTTCGAGCACTGATTCGTCGAAAGCCAGGCCATCGACCGTATTCTTCCAGATCTTATACTGGCCGAAAGCAGGCACAACAAACGGGTTGTTGTCAATGAGTTGAATCGCGACCAGGTCATCGGTCAGCACCGTGTGCCCTGCTTTTCCAAAGGCCGCTGCGGTGGTCGATTTGCCCGCACCGGGGATGCCTAAATAAACGGCTGCGTCATGGCCAACCTGAACGGCGCTTCCGTGCAGCAGGAAAAGGCCGCGCTGGTACAACACTAAGCCGATGACCTCACTAAGCAGAAAGAGTCGTAGCGTTCCTGCGTCGGCCCCTTCGTTCTGGTACGTGATGGTATTGCCTGCCGCAATCTTGAAGCGGCCAATGCCCGCCCAGTTCAGGAGAATACCCGACGAGGTAAGGCCTAACCGGGCGCGTACCCCACGGCGCTGGATGCGGGTGGGGCGATTGGCGCGTTGGTGGAGGGGTGCCTCCTGAATAAAAACATCCGTTTCGGCGGTCGATTCCTGTAAAACTCCGGTGAAATCCAAGCACGTTTCAAGAGTTAAGCCAAAGGCCAGGTACTTTCCCATCGGTAGGTAATCGCAAGGGTAATTACCTCAAAAGTAGAAAAAATAAGGGCCGCTCCCGCCGACTGATCGCCCTTAGCGTTGATTTATCTTTTTCCTGGACATCGGTTCCTGACTAGTCTTCTTATCCTTTGAGCCCGTTTTTGCCTGGTTTTTTACGGAATTGCCTGATCCATCCGGCGACTTTGTACGGTTGCTGGCACCGGTTGGCGGTACATACATATACGCCCGGGAAGCTCCTTCATCGGCAATGGTCATGCTGGATGCACTGGAAGCGGCCGGCCGTTTGCCTTCCGTCAGGTAACCAGAGCCTGTTGAGGCCGTTGACCCGCCACTGCGGCCACCGGTAGTCGATTGGGCCTGGCCCGACAGCGCGAGGCCCAGTGCCAGAAAGAGTGTCGTTGTTGAGATGATCGTTTTCATAAGCTGACTGTTAACGTTTGTTGAGTCGATGAAGTCAAAAATGCCCCTGTTATGCGTTTCGGTCATGACAGGGGCATCCGTCTGTTGTTTACGAATTAATCAATTTTTTTGTCAATGGCGTTGATGCTTTCCATATGCTTTTGCAGCGTAGGCAGGGTTTTTGCCGCAAAGCTTTTCACCGCTGGGTTTGCTTTCTCGTCTTCGGCCGTCTTCTTAAACAAGTCGATATCTTCTTTGTGATCATCGACCATCATGCTTACATATTTCTTATCGAACTCAGCGCCCGATAATTTGGCCATCTCGTTCACGTGCTTTTGCTCGTCTTCACCGAGCGTAGTGGGCAGGGTAATGTTTTGCGTAGCGGCTATGGTTTTGAGTTCTTCATTGGCTTTTGAGTGATCTTTCACCATCATCGCCCCAAATTCTTTTACATCCTTACTCTGGGCTTTTTCCTCCGCCAGTCGACCCAGTTCTACTTCCAGCATGCCTCCATTGGCGGCTTTCACCGCAAACTCATTGGTGTCTTCCGTCTGACCAGTGCCGGCATCTTCTTTCGCGTCATTGGCATTCTCTGCGTGTTCAACGCTGTCATCACTTTCTTTCTTCTTGTCGCTGCAAGCCTGAAAACTCAGGGTGCTGATGGCGAGTAGCAGGAGCAAACTTACTTTTTTCATAACGTGATTGATGTTTAGTGAACCATTAGTAAGAACCATTTTTGACCCATTAGGTTTTGAGCGAATCGAAGAGCTGGAATTTCTGGACAAAATTCTGTGTTTGTTAGACAAATTTCCTATGTTTGTTCCATGATTTTATCCGATCGCATATCACTCGTTTTTCTGGCGCTCAAAGGCGTTCCGGCCACCCGTTTCTTCGAGATCGCCGATCTAACCGGCTATAAACGGGAGCACCTGGCTGAGGTGTTCGATACATCGCTCAAGACATTTCAGCGGTACGAGCGCGAGAAAAAAAGCCTTAATCCCCAGGACAGTGAAAAGGTGCTCAAAATCATGGCGCTTTTCCAGACGGGTGAATCCGTGTTTGGTACGGCGGATTCGTTTCGGCGCTGGATGGATAAACCCGCCTATGGGCTGGGGAATCAGATTCCTTTCGACCTGCTGCATACCTCAGGCGGTATCGACTTGGTGATGGATGAACTCACCCGAATTGAATACGGAGACCTGGCTTAATGCTCGTTTATCGAATCACGAAAGCAATGTATGCCGACCGGCTGGTTGCGTCTGGTGGGGCGGCCCGCTGGAATAGCCGGGGGCAATTTGTCATTTATACCGCTGCCACCCGGGCACTCGCCTGCCTGGAGAACGTTGTTCATCGGGGAAGTGAAGGGTTGTCGAGCACGTTTCGGGTGATGGTTATCGACATACCGGATACCTTGCGAATCGAACCAATAGACCCTCAAACACTGCCCGTAGACTGGGTTGATTATCAGCAATATAAGATCTGTCAGCCGATAGGAGGGGAGTGGCTGAGCAGTTACCGTTCTGCTGTATTGCGGGTACCGTCAGCCATTATTCCGAATGAATGGAATTATCTCTTAAATCCTGCCCATCCTGATTTCTCCAGCATTCGTTTGGTGCAGACAGAGCCCTTTATTTTTGATCCCAGGATTAAAGAGTAGGTTGGTTTATGGGTATCCGTGTACGCAAAACCGGCTCCTGAGTGCGCTCCGGAATAGCCTAACCGGCAACGCGTCAGGGGTCTGTGTTTTAGTTGAAATAGAATTGTATTTCATTTAGATGATGCTGGCGACAGAATACGCCATTTCTTTCCAACAAAAGAGACGTTTCTGTGGCTCCGTTAAGCCCAATAGGCGCGATTTTAAGGGATTATTTCTCTTTTCTCCTGAAAATTTTGTATATTTGTCTATAGAGCGGTTTACGCGCAGTGTGTAAGCCAGAATAGTAATTTTCTGCGAAACTCATTTGTCACATGGCGGACGAAACTCCCGACCTCGAAACTCCCAGTAATATCATTCCCATTAACATTGAAGACGAAATGCGGGGTGCGTACATTGATTACTCGATGTCCGTTATCATCTCGCGTGCGTTGCCCGATGTTCGTGACGGGCTGAAGCCTGTTCACCGCCGGGTCTTGTTCGGTATGGCAGAATTGGGGGTGAACTATAATAAGCCTCACAAAAAATCGGCCCGTATCGTTGGTGAGGTACTGGGTAAATATCACCCGCATGGCGATTCATCGGTCTATGATACCATGGTTCGTATGGCGCAGGATTGGTCGCTGCGGTATCCACTCGTGGATGGACAGGGTAATTTTGGTTCGATCGACGGCGACTCTCCGGCAGCTATGCGCTATACCGAAGCCCGTCTGAAACGCATCGCCGACGAACTACTGACTGATATTTATAAAGAGACGGTTGATTTTCAGGGGAACTTCGATGATTCTCTGCTGGAACCGACTGTCATGCCCGCCAAACTACCGAACTTACTGTTAAACGGTTCGTCGGGTATCGCCGTTGGGATGGCCACGAATATGGCTCCGCATAACCTCACGGAAGTAGTCGATGGTATTCTGGCCTATCTGGAAAACTATGACATTACAGTTGAGGAACTGATGCAGTTTGTCAAGGCGCCGGACTTTCCGACGGGAGCGACGATCTACGGAATGGAAGGGGTTAAGTCAGCTTTCCTGACGGGTCGTGGGCGCGTTGTTATGCGGGCCCATGCGACGATTGAAGAAAATCGGGGCAAGACTCAGATTATCGTCACGGATGTACCCTACATGGTCAACAAGGCCGTCATGCTTGAAAAGACGGCGGAACTCATCAACGACAAGAAGATCGAAGGCATCACCGCTTTCCGGGATGAATCGGACCGCGACGGTCTACGGGTCGTTTACGACCTGCGGAAAGATGCCATCCCAAACGTTGTCCTAAATAACCTCTACAAGCACACCGCGTTACAGTCGTCGTTCAGCATCAACAACGTTGCCCTGGTCAAAGGGCGCCCGATGATGCTGAATCTGAAAGACATGATGAAGTATTACGTCGAGCATCGGTTCGAGGTTATTACCCGTCGTACGCAGTATGAATTGCGCGAGGCTGAAAAACGGGCGCATATCCTGGAGGGTCTGTTAATTGCGCTGGATAACATCGACGCCGTTATTGATCTGATCCGTTCCTCACGCGATCCGGAAATAGCCCGAACCGGCCTCATGGCGCGGTTTAGTCTGAGCGATCTGCAGGCGAAAGCCATCCTGGAAATGCGCTTACAGCGTCTGACGGGTCTGGAGCGGGACAAACTGCAGGCTGAGTACGACGAGCTTATGAAAGAAATCGCTGACCTGAAAGAAATCCTGGCCAGTGAAGAGCGCAAACGGCAAGTAATCCGGGAAGAACTTACCGACATTCGCGCCCGCTACGGCGACGAACGGCGGACGGAGATCAACGCCCTTGGGGACGGAAACATCAGTGACCTGTCGCTGATTGCCGATGAGGACATGGTGATTACCATTTCGCACGAAGGGTATATCAAGCGGACACCGACCACCGAATACCGGTCACAGGGTCGGGGAGGAGTAGGCGCTAAGGCAGCTGCTTCGAAAGAAGAGGACTTCACGGAGCACCTGTTCACGGCAACTATGCACAACACGCTGCTGGCGTTTACCCAAAAAGGACGCTTGTACTGGTTGCCTGTTTATGAACTTCCCGAAGGTTCCCGGCTGTCGAAAGGTCGGCCACTCGCTAATTTTATTAATATCGAGTCGGACGATAAAGTCCGGGCGGTCATTAACGTGACAGACCTGAAGAATGAGGACTATATCAACAATAATTACATTGTGATGTGTACCCGCAACGGGACCATCAAGAAAACCATGCTGGAGGCTTACTCCCGTCCCCGTCAGAACGGCATCATTGCGATCACGATCGATGAGGATGATCAGTTGCTCGGGGTGTGTATGACCAATGGCGATAATGACATTGTCATCGCGTCCAGTGCGGGCAAAGCTGTACGCTTCCATGAAAGTCGGGTTCGGCCAATGGGACGGACAGCCGCAGGTGTACGGGGTATTTCCCTGGATGAAGAAGATGCCACCGATCATGTGGTTGGCATGGTGTGTATCTCGTCGGCTGATGCACAATTGCTGGTTGTATCGCAGAATGGGTATGGAAAACGTTCCGATATCGAGGAGTACCGGATTACCAATCGGGGGGCCAAAGGGGTGGGTACGCTCAAAGTAACCGAGAAAGTAGGGCGCCTGGTTGCCGTGCTGGATGTGGCGGATACGGATGACCTGATGATCATCAACAAGTCGGGTATCGCCATCCGGACTCCAGTGGAGGCTATCAGCGTTATTGGCCGGAATACCCAGGGGGTTCGACTCATCAAGTTAAATGAAGGGGATGAAATATCGTCGGTAACCAAAATCAAACGGGAAGAAGGAGAGGAGCTGATCGCTGCTGAGCCGGAGCCCGCTGTTGTCGACTAGTCAGTCTATAACATAATTTGAGCCGCCTGGGCTGATCAACCAATCAGTCAGGCGGCTCAAACATTTTAAGGCGGGTCATGCTTATACAGTCAGATTCCGTAATTTCGTTTCTTAATAAGAAAACACAACCCCAGTTTACACATGAAACAAGTTTTTGTAATTCTCGCTGCATGTCTCCTGACCACAGGAGTATATGCCCAGGCACAGCAAGGTAATACGGCGGCAGATCTTGCCATGGAAACCTCAAAGAAGGAAAAGGAGAAAAGCGATAAGGACATTACCGATGCCAAAGCGTCCGCTAAAGCCAGTACGTGGATGGATCGGGCCAAGATTTATGAAAATATTGCTTCCAGTGGATTTATGAAAATAGATTCTTCGGCAGCAACGGTTGCGTATGATTCCTTCAAGAAGGTAATTGAATTGGATAAGGACAAAAAGGGTGGTCCGGGTAAATTGGCAAAAGAAGCCGAAGAGGCTTTGAAAGCGCCCGTGATGGCAACGGCTTTTATGCAGCAGGGGGTGGCTAAGTTTCAGTCCAAGAACTACGCTGATGCCATGAAAGCCATGTCGATAGCAGGGGATATTAACCCAAAGGACACCTTAGCGCCATTGTACACGGCTATCGCGGCTCAACAAATCAAAGATAACGCCACGGCGAAGACCCAACTGGAGAAATACATCGCTGGCGGGGGAAAAGATGCGGCTATTTACGGTTCGTTGGCGATGTTGTATCGCGGAGATAACGAGATTGACAAAGCCCTGGCTGCGTTGGACAAAGGCATCGCCCTGGCCCCAACCAACAAGGATCTGGCTAACGAGAAGATCAATATCATGCTCTCGTCGAACCGGATGGATGAAGCCATCACGGGCATGAAAGCGATGGTTGAGAAAGATCCTAACAACGTGCAGAACCTGGTCAACCTATCGATTGTCTACAATAATATTGCTCACAAATCGGATGAGGAAATGCGGAAGCTGGAGGGAGACTCCAAGAAAGGAGGCAATACCGCCAAGCAATTAGCAGATGGTAAAAGCATCATTGATGCGTACAACAGCGAGATCGCCCGATTGACGGCCAGCATCAAAAAGACGCCAAAGCCTGAGTTGAAACGGCAGTTGGCAGATGTTCAGAAACGACTGGCGGAACAAAAAGTGGAAGTTGCCAAATTGGAAGCCGATGCTAAAGCTGCCGCAGCTGGTGCTGCCGGTGCAACAGATAGTGCAAAACGGTTAGCTGAACTCAAACAGGTGCAAAAAGAAAACCTGACCCAAGAGAAGACATACCTGGATAAAGCACTGGCTATTGACCCCAATAACTACGATGCCAATTTCAATACGGCTGTTTTCATTTTTAATGAAGCGGTAGAAATGAAGCGTGGTGTCGATCGGATGGACATGGCCGAGTATAGCAAGAATGGTAAAGAACTGGATGGTAAGGTTTGTGGTAAATTCAAGCAGTCACTACCATATTTTACTAAGGCAAAGTCGATTAAAGATGAGGCTGATGTAAATGAAAACCTGACGAATCTGCAGAATATCCTGAAGCAGTACGAGGAGAAAAAAATCGAGTGTATCGAAAGCAAATAAGGTAATAGGGTTGGTGCTGCAAGGTGCCGACCCTATTTAATAATTACTTTACTTAACATAATATAAATTATATAACAAAATTGACTGGGTAATCCACAGACTTATTCACAACTTATCCACGTGGAACACTAAAGCATTGCTTTACAAGGAGTTAGGTAGTTTTGGGCCTGAAATAGGGCTCTAAACGCTCAAAATCGATGTTTTTAGGTAGAGATGATGCGGTATCGATGCGAATAAATATAGCCTGTGAAGGTTTCAATTCTGGTAAACATACTAATAGAGAATAAAAACAGACTTCACCTTTTACTAGACGTACCAACGTATAGCCTGTCTATTATATAAACTAAAACCACAAACTCAACTGGTTGCTTTATCGGAAGCAGCGTTGAGTAGCTGGGCTGACCGAAATAAGCCAATCAACGTATCTGGTTTTATAAAATGATCCATTCTACCATACTTAAGCTATAGTCCGACACGAATGGGCCTGAACCATTCGGTTGATGAAACGGCAGTGAAGTTACGGCCACCAGTTTTGTAACGGCCTTCAGCGCATACGATACCAAAGCGTTTAGGCTATAGAGGCCGACTTCACAAATTGGCTGGTCAGTTTGCATACAGACGAGCCGATATTAAGACGTTTGATACCAAAGCGTTTAGGCTATAGAGGCCGACTTCACAAATTGGCTGGTCAGTTTGCATACAGACGAGCCGATATTAAGACGTTTTATACATCAGTGCTTACAGTAATCTGTAAAATTGGCTGGTTAGATGGCAGCCAGAAAAATGGGAATACCTCCTATTGTTAAGAAATAAAAATGCCCTTTGGAAAGCTTTGTATTGCCGATCTCTGTGTTGCTATAACTACAAACTATCAGGGGAACGTAGGAAGTCAATACCACTACACTAGCACCTCAGGTAGGTTGATCCAACACCAGTCCCATTCCCAAACGATCTTTACCTGGGGAGTTAGTTACCCATTGGGCAAAAGAACCTTTCCTAATGAGAGGGCATGTACTCTTTAAAGGAGCCGTCTGTATAAAAGATCAGAATGCGCTCTACCTTTTTATCAGCACTAACGACAGGACTAATCGCCGATTCAACTTGACCAGCCAGTGTATCAACGGGCGCCTGGCTCTGAATATGGACCGGGGGTATCTCATTCCGCTGGCTTCGGATGCCGGGCGACGGGTTTGCATAGGAAACAGAGGAGGCTGGTTGTACCGGGCTAAAGCGCTCGGTACGTTCGACCACAGGACGTGACTGATTACGGTTGCCGTAGCCTGACGAAACAGATTGATTTACCTGTTGACTTTCTTCTTCCATGATCCACTCGTAACCAAGCTCCGGAAATCGACGTATAATCTTTTGAATGATATCGAAACTTGGGCGATTGCGTCCCGATAAAATATGCGATATACTGGATCGTTGAACTCCGATTTCATCCGCGAAATATGATGGAGTTAAATTTTTGTCCAATAAGATCTGTTTAATTTTGTCATTTATGTTCATCATACAATTGATAACAGTAGCAGGTGAATTAGTACAAATATAAATTTAATACTGATTGTTTCTTGTAATTTACAAAATAAAATAGCCACATCAGATGATGTGGCTATGTAAACTTCACAAATGTATTTAATTGTGTATAATTACAAATGTGTATTGGGTGTTATCTGTTAAACCGATACACTGTTTTCCCGAAGTGCATCATTGAGTGATGTTTTCAGATCAGTGGATTCTTTTCGTTGCCCGATTATTATTGCGCAAGGTACATGAAATTCTCCCGCGGGAAATTGTTTAGCATAGCTTCCGGGAATCACTACTGAATTAGCAGGAACAAATCCTTTATACTCCACCGGTTTAGCACCCGTTACGTCAATAATTTTTGATGAGCCTGTGATAGTAACACCGGCTCCTAATACGGCTCGCTTTCCAATGTGGGCTCCTTCAACAACAATGCAGCGCGAGCCAATAAAGGCACCATCCTCGACAATGACGGGTGCAGCCTGGGGTGGCTCAAGGACACCACCTATTCCGACGCCCCCACTCAGATGGACATCTTTGCCAATCTGAGCACAACTCCCAACCGTTGCCCAAGTGTCAACCATTGTTCGCTCATCTACATAGGCGCCGATGTTGACATACGACGGCATCAGAATTACCCCCGGTGCTTGGTAAGAACCAAACCGGGCTACAGCTGGTGGGACCGCTCTAACTTTAGCTTCTGCAAAATTAGTTTTCAGTGGGATCTTGTCGTTGAACGTAAAAATGCCTACTTCTTCGGTCTTCATTTGTTGACTAACGAAGTAAAGAAGAATCGCTTTTTTTACCCACTCATGTACAGTCCAGTTGTCGGATCCGGTTATGGGTGGAGAGGCTACTCGGAGTTCTCCCCTATCTAATTGATTTATTACGTCTTTAATTAGTTGGATGGATTCTGGTTCTGAAAGCAGTTCCCGGTTAGTCCAAATTTCGTCAATTCTTTCGTTCATTTACTTAAAGTAATAGTTTATACTTAGGTATATAACTAATTGAATATTAGGGAAGTAATTTTTACGACCAAATATTATATTGTTATATAACGATATTATAAACGGGTGGCATTTCCGTTTTTTCAAAGGTAATACGAAGACATGTATAGTTGAAATATAACAGCTCAAATAATTTGAAACTCCACAAGGGCCAAGGGCATGGCTTTGGATCTTACCACCAGCCGAACGGTTTTATCGACGCATCAGGTTTAGGTTGTTAGGCCTGCTCCTTTTTAATCGCTTATCCCTAGCATGAAATGAGCCATGCTGTTTCTGATCGGTAAGGTTCTGGCCAGATACCAAACACTCGGTAGACGAACCTTGCTCCTCTGTTGTTGTAAACTGGTCACTCAAAATTTTAGTAGTATTGATTAATTCAGTAAAATGGTTCTACTATTTATGAGCAAAAGAAAAATGGGTAATTCTATATGGATAAAGCAAAAACTGAGCCGATGTAAAAAGGATGGAGCTACGTACTGTTAGTAATACGTAGCTCAACGCTATATTCATCTAAATGATCACTCAATTGAGTGATTAGGCTAGTTTCTTGTTCTAAGAGATGTCTAAGATCTTATAAACTATGTAGACCCTATAAGATGCTAAAGGTTAGGTGAGAGGTTATTCCACAACTACGTGGTCAAACCTATATATTAGTCGATTGTAGGAATCCGAATATGACTAATTTATAATAGGCATCTATTAAAGTTATTTGAATGACTGGCTTTAACTAGCTAGTGCTTATTAGTAGTGATCCTGGTGTATTACTATTGATAAATAGAAATAGACAATATATTAATCCGTTGCTCAAGACAGATAATACCAGAAAAATTTAGCTTTTCTTATGATTTATAAAGGGAGTAGTACCTCTCTCCTATTTTTAGTAAAACAATGGTCATAGTTTAGCAAAATCAAACAATATACACACTTTTTTAGTATAAATTTTAGTATATACTAATTTAATTAGCAATAATTGCTAAAATTCCTAATTATTTTTAGCAAAACACTAGTTAAATACTAAATATAAGACTTAAATATGCTAAATACTAATTCCCCTCCCCTATTTGCTAAATATTGTAGCTAATTAGATATATCTGCAAAAGGCTTTTTTATCTGTTATATTTGACACCGAAAACAAACCAATTTTCTCTGTACATGGAAAAAATACGCGTTGCAATTAACGGCTTTGGCCGTATTGGGCGGTTATCGTTCAGAAGACTACTTGAAAAAGAAAACATTGAAGTTGTTGCCATCAATGACCTAACAGATAATGCGACGCTGGCGCATTTATTAAAGTACGATTCCGTTCATGGTAAATTCACAGGCACGGTAACGTCAGACGGCGAAAGCTTAACCGTAAATGGTATACACATTAACGCATATGCGGAACGTGACCCAAAACAATTACCCTGGAGTGACTTAAAAGTAGATGTCGTTCTGGAGTCAACCGGGCGTTTCGTCGATGAGGCTGGTGCTGGTATGCACTTACAAGCGGGTGCTAAAAAAGTAGTTATCTCGGCTCCTGCTAAAGGAAATATTCCTACGGTCGTTTTAGGCGTAAATGATGATACGCTGACAGGTTCGGAAACCATTATTTCAAATGCTTCGTGCACCACAAACTGCCTTGCCCCAATGGCAAAGGTGCTAGATGACGTTTTCGGTATTGAGAAAGGATACATGACAACCATCCACGCCTACACCGCTGATCAAAACTTACAGGATGCTCCTCACTCGGATTTGCGCCGGGCACGGGCAGCCGCTTTATCCATTGTACCAACCTCAACCGGTGCAGCTAAAGCAGTAGGGCTTGTGTTACCCCAATTGAAGGGCAAACTGGATGGGAATGCCATGCGCGTACCAACGCCAGACGGATCACTGACGGATTTGACGGTAGTCCTGAAGCGGGAAGCGTCCATCCAGGAAATTAACGATGCCATCAAACAGGCGTCTGAAACAACATTGAAAGGGATTCTGGAGTACAATACCGACGAAATTGTCTCGATTGATATCGTGGGTAACCCGCATTCCTGCATTTTCGACTCAAAATTGACAGCGGCTAATGGAACGTTGGTAAAAGTAGTTGGCTGGTATGATAATGAATTCGGTTATTCAAGCCGGGTTGCTGACTTAATGGCTAAGCTGTTTTAATAATGTAATTTGTGAAATAGCCATCACCATAACTTGTAAATTCACACTGTTAACAAATGGTGATTGATCAAGTTAAATTACATAAGTAAATAAACGAATGGGTGTGATTATGTTAAATCACACCCATTTTACATTGTAAATAGTTAATTGTAAATCCTTTGTCGAAGAAGATCTGTTCGTACTTCGTCTTAATTCCCAAATGTATATCGTTCAATGGGGAGCTATACAAGTCAGTTGTATATTGTAAATTAGTGACCTGCGCCTGTTTAACCTGCTCAAGACTG
It encodes:
- the gap gene encoding type I glyceraldehyde-3-phosphate dehydrogenase; the encoded protein is MEKIRVAINGFGRIGRLSFRRLLEKENIEVVAINDLTDNATLAHLLKYDSVHGKFTGTVTSDGESLTVNGIHINAYAERDPKQLPWSDLKVDVVLESTGRFVDEAGAGMHLQAGAKKVVISAPAKGNIPTVVLGVNDDTLTGSETIISNASCTTNCLAPMAKVLDDVFGIEKGYMTTIHAYTADQNLQDAPHSDLRRARAAALSIVPTSTGAAKAVGLVLPQLKGKLDGNAMRVPTPDGSLTDLTVVLKREASIQEINDAIKQASETTLKGILEYNTDEIVSIDIVGNPHSCIFDSKLTAANGTLVKVVGWYDNEFGYSSRVADLMAKLF